TAAACAGTGTTCAGATactacttttacttttatacatAGCTCTAAAGCGGTGGGTCAACAAGAGTATCTAAGTAATTGACCGTGTTCTTAGAACAAGATTCTATTATTCCCTCACTGATTCTTTATTCTTCTTAGGGTGGTGAAACATGTGAACTATCCTATTTATTGCAAgcataaatttgtaaaatataaataaaaaaaaacgaggGTAAGAGATAAGAGTGTATTGATTGGAAGATATTTCTCTAGAATCGGGGTTCTCTAGAATTTTCTTAGTTATAGTCTAGTAGCATAGTTAAATTCtgcagttttaatttttaataactagaAAGATAAAGTTGTAGATTAGTTCAGTGaatttgagtttgtttaaataaaGATTAGAGTTGGTTAGAAGTAGGAAGCTTATTTTTAGATTGTTCTATTTTACTGCAGTACTTTTAGGCTACTGTAAGGGCATTTTcagattttggttttataatTCTAGAGAGTAGATAATTTTGGGAATGGTTTCTAATGTTAAATTTAGGTTTGTGATCATAGTTATGATAATGTTTTGGTAGTTTTAGCATTAGGATATAGGTTTaggacaattttaaaattttctgcATACTAGAATATCATAGTGAGTCCCATTTTGTTTCCTTATTCTACCAACAAACAAATCTCCATACTTAATGAATCCTGGAATTCTTCCCACGATTGTCCATAATGTAACTGTGCCACTGCTTCTTTCCTCCCAAGTGAAACTATTGCGATTGCCGAATGTGGCTTGTAAGTGTCCATCATACATTCTTTTGCTCCCTGTATTATCACCTTCAGGTTGTTCACAACAACTTCAGCCTGCTGCTGTTCCAAATACCCTTGCTTGATTTCATGTTGTATGGAGTTCCATTAAAAATCCTCTTATTAGGTGGCTTGTAAGAAGATTTAAAAACCTCTCATTTGGTGGCTTGTAAGAAGATTAAAATGCTAGTATATATTTGACATTTTGGCCTGATTCTACTAATTCAAAAGTAAATGTACTTGACATTACTGTATTGTTATATTGTCAGTGTTCTTAAATgagacattattttattagagtgaccaatttttcttttgttaaatccTCCTTCCATTGTGATTGAATCATTTTTGTTGATAGAGATACCTTGAGATTTCATGCGTCAATTAAGTGCACAAGTTTGAATGAATAAGCTTTAAGTCCTCATCTGTGCTAGTTTGGCTTATTTCATGGTCTCATCATTGAAAGATTCTGATTACCGTAGGTGTCTCATATGTCTGCAACAAATGAAGCAAGAGTACTACCTTGTCAAGAATAAGCTTAAAACACTGTTCAGGGTATTAAATagatgaaaaacttaaaaaactgaatatcattttatttacattCTGGATTtgtaatttatctttattttatggATTCTTGATGCAGCTTGAGCAACAGACTGTGGCAGTTGGTGGGTCAATCCCTACGGAATTGAGTTTCAGTGGTTGACTGGGTGGGTTTGTAGAGATCCTTGTGTTATATTTctcatctttttaaaaattatctctTTATCTTATGTCCATGGTGAATGTATGGTTTTCGTGAAGATATAAGATTCCATCTAATGTACCTTTTTCTTCACCAAAAAGCTCttcataatttataatctaTTGCATGTTTTAATGAAAGATGATAGCACCATCAAATGATCTTTGCCCCTTGTATTTCTCTTTCTAACAAGGGTTGGATATGCTTTTTATTCTGCAGATATGATGTTTTTTGTTTCAGcatttaatcataaacataagCCTTCAATTGCTATATGTTTCTCTGGAGAGGTTTTCTATTATGTAATTTAAGTTGGGTTTGGGTTTGGGTTTGTTGTTGTAGAATTGACTATCTTTTGtttctacttttattattatatttttctcatgaTAAAGAGGAAAGTCCATGGGCTTTAGGGATATTTGGCCTGTGgacatttttaatgaaatttttttttggcTCTGTGGACTGTTTTGATCCTAACTCACATGAGTTAGGGtcaaatcttataaaatagGCTGCTTTGACAGGTCTAATTGTTGATAGGGTTCCTTTACCTTATTCTCTCACTAACATCCTACAGTCCCGTTTTAtggtgttttgattttgattctggTCTTTAGCGTATTCTTTGTTACCGGCTTTCATCTTTGTGTGTATTAACTTTTTTGATTGGAGCATGTTGTGTCAGTAAAAGGCCTAATACATTATCAACTTTGGTTGTTATGTCTTTGCTCTTCAAAAAACCACAGCATGACACGTTCTTGTCCCAGTTCGTTACAACCTGCAATACTTTTGGGCGCTCCTTCTTTTCCCAGCGCCATTGCTTGGTCCGACGACAACCTCATTGCCGTTGCTTCCGGCCACCTGGTCACCATTCTTGTATTGAATCCAACCTTCACCAAGTTGAATGTGCTATTcactttcctttctctttttttccatGGAATAAGTTTGTTCctatgattttctttcttattttcagAGACCTGATTTGCCTGTTGGTGGACCACGAGGCGTAATTAAAATCTTCCCAAGCCAGCCTCTTTGTGTAGGACTTGTAGAAAGACAAGGTACTGTCATTACTGCAATCTTCATTCTGAAAATCACTCGTTAATTAGTCATCAGTGTTTTGCTTCGCTTGTTTAGTGCATTAGTTAGTTCGATGAGCTATTTTGGCATGTCTTATCTATGGTGAATGACTCAAATTAGTGTGCATAAGTGTAGCTAAGCATCACTTCATGAGCTTGTTTTTTAAGTTGAGTTagtttcttttctaaatttaatatgGTATAGAACTTATCCCAGTGGACGTTGTTAGATTTATGTGGCCACCTGTAGATGTTCGGTCTTGCCTACTTTGTCTACTTTATGCTTGAGATGTTTTGTCCCTTAATTCGAGGTGTGTGTTGAAAATTTGACATGGGATTTATGAGGGGGGCAACCCTTATCTCATCAACTAGCTTTTGAGGTTGAATTAGGTCTAGGTTGAAATTGTAAGCTGATATCAGAATGTATCCTAATGGTTTTTATTGGACTGATGGGGTCACTGACTATCGGTCACTAGTACATGTCCAGCTTTTTTGAACTTCAGGCAAGGGATATCCAGGCCTTGGCGTGAGGAGTTGTGTTAGAGATCTCTTGTTGACTAGTAATGTCGTCAAAATAATGCATATGAGTGGAGAGTCTTCCTCATTTATTAATTGATTGGATTAAGTTAGCTAAAAccccaaattttaaaattatgcaacattattattattagtgttGTGCCAATAGTTAAAATTTCACATGTGATGATGTTGAATGTGAATGAGAAATTTTCACTGGTCTGTTACCAACCGTGTAGTGTTAATACATAACTTTACATGTTGGAATTGATGTGCAGATTTACTCTCTAGATGTCTCCTGCCAACGACTTTGTATAGGGATGATAAGCCTGTGGTCCGATCAATATCATGGTCTCCGCTTGGCATGGCTGCTAATTCAGGGTATGGAATTCAGTTTTCTTGAATAATTTCATGTATCCTAGAACTAGAAGGCAATTATAGACTCAGTCTTTTTGGCACACGTTGAATTGGTCATGTAATTGTGGGATAGTTTGTCTCCAGGTATGACTTTTAGACAAGGTAATTCTAGATTTTGAATCTTTGATTTTGCAGATGTAAAAGTCTCTTTGACATGGTGATTTTNGGTTTCAAATATCTGAGTTTATAGATTAGGGCTTCCTGGGATCATAGTTTACTTCTAGCAGCATCATATTTTGTTCATTCACGAAAAAATCAATATGATTTTATGGATTTTTAAAGATATAACTTGCCGCAGGTATTTGATCGCTGTTTGCACCTCTGAAGGACATGTGAAGATTTATCGTCCGCCTTTTTGTGATTACTGTGCTGAATGGATTGAGGTATGTATTAATGAGAAATTGTCAATATTTCTTCACAAATATTGTACATTTATGTAAATTATGctagtttttaaaattcatgTTGAGATACTTAGGTTTAATTGAATCTTGAACTTTTAAGCATTTCTTGAATTcccatgtttatgtcatatcaTACCTGTATTATATTGCTTGAGAttgaaactgtaaaataattcttgaGGGTTtaattgatccctctcataatcttctattcaTAAGCATAAATTGATACAAGTGTATATAATAATTAGGGTAAACCTAGgcacaatataattatgataaatagaGTAACCCttgatataatataatgatgataaatagaataaatatccAAACAATATTAAGTATTTGGGGTTCATTCTATTTTCCATATATTGATTTTGCTAtatgaagaaattaatattttgatgttATATGTGTAGACTGCTTTAAGTATAATATGCCGTTCTTATTTTGTTCAGGTTGTGGACATAACTAAAAGGCTGTATGAAAATCTTAAATGTACCGAGTTTCTAGATATAGGGATTGCCACATTGGATGCATTTGATGTAAGTTATCTTATTCATGTTCTTGGACCTTGgttgagtttctttttttaaatttccttCTGGTGAATTAGTTAACAAGACAGGTTATACCTGTGATGCATTTTATTCTTATTCGTTATATCTATCAGATGCTTGTAGAAAAGCTAAGATAAGTTTATAACATGTGAAAGACAGTTTTAAATGACATATGTGGAGTGTGCATGAACTAATTTTTGTTACTTAGATTATTTATGTACCTCGTCAAATGTGCATATACAGTTCAAGCATCTGCATTTTATATATGTTCATAAATTTTGCTGTTTTGATGTTTGTGCAACGATCTTTATTGTGTCTAGAGATTCCAATGATGGACTTGTATTGCCATCAGGTTGTCAGCGTTAATATGCTTGTTCTAGCCCCTACCGCAAATGCTAGCTAGTGTGCTAAGACACGagtcaagcaaacaaaatagaaatattttatcaaaagagAGAGTACTTCAATGCTTTCTATTTTAAGTAATTGGATGTATTTAATACTTCTTAATCATTGGCCTTAGGGCAGTCGTTAGCAAAACCCTTTTCTTAAATAACAGAACTCCTTTGTTGTTTCTTACCAGATTCATCAAAAAGAAATAGTAAAAGAGCACCACCACAGGACTTGGTATAAAACTTTACCAATATTTAGTTATCTATGTAGCATTATCTATGCAGCATATTTATGAGCCTTCTAAAAGATGACTATGGTTTGCATTTATTTGATTGTTAGTAGCCTAATATTAGATCATTCCTGCAGAAAAATGTGTCAGATCAAATGGATTCTTTGTATAAACATAATGggaaattgttaaaagaaaaccCTGAGAACCACTCGCCCCTGATAAGTGCTGATCAATATGCTTCTCGTAGTGCAATGCTATGTTCCCTTGTTGTTTCATGGTCTCCCTTGCTGCATTTAGCATCTGAATATTATCCAGTTTGCGATTCTTTCAGTCTGCTTGCTGTTGGAGGGAAATCTGGTAAAATTTCTTTATGGAGGTTTCATCCACCAGATTGTTATACTATTGACAACAAAGACGTTCCAACAACTGTGAAGTTTGCTGGCCTCCTTCATGCACACAATTCTTGGGTTACTACTATAAGTTGGTTGTTGTTTGCTTCTGATCCTTCAAATCCTCAAATTTTATTAGCTTCTGGAAGCTCTGATGGGAGGTGAGTTTAAGCATGCTTATGCAAGTATGTTATATCTATTCTCGGTCTGATTTCATCTCATTAAACGACTAATATGCACTTCTGGAACTTAGGCTAGATTTTTTATTTGAGCTTTATTTGCCATTCATCCATTTTAAATGTTCAATCTTTCTAAATCTTAGTTCTCTCgtgaaaatagatattttttattttattttaatgccTCTTATTGGAAGAAACTGAACATGTCTCCATTAGGAAAAGGTAGGGAAAGACTCCATGATGTTTGATTTGTCAGCTAAGTCACTCACCGTTACCATCTTATGCTTACAAGATCAAAAGCTGTAGATAATCCCTAGAGAAGTTCActttcaaactttttattttcatattattcatTCAAGAATCTTGTATTGGCATATTCCTGTACACTTCCCTTGCACTCCAATTGGATTGACCCTTTTGCAGGATGTTACATTTTGTTACTAGCATCTTAATTTAGCTGAAAGTATCATGTATGTTCTTTGCAGTGTGAAGATTTGGTTGGCTGACAATGACAAATTGCTGAAATTGTCCAAAATGGATCAAACTTCCTTCTGGCTATTGAAGGAGGTACTTGCTACTCGTTTTCTGTATCACTTTTCATTTCCCTCAGCTTTTTCTGTATAATTCGTAAGTGCATCTTTGAATTCCTAAATAGGTTATGACACTCAATGCTGTCCCAGTTTCTGTACTCTCAGTAACTGTGCATGTTCAATACCCTTCAAAGATTCTTTTAGCCATTGGCAAAGTTTCTGGTTCATTTGAAATATGGCTATTCGACATATCTTCAAGGGAATTTGATAAGCTTGGCTCATATTATGCTCATGATTATGTCGTAAGTTTTTcccctctttttcttttggagtTGGTTGAAAAGAAAAGCAGGCCATCCTCTGATCTCTACATTTTTTAATTCCTTTAGGTTACAGGTTTGACCTGGGCATTCGGTGGAAGATTTTTGTACAGCTGTAGCCAGGttataatctttttcttaagTGATTTGACTATTTTTGTACACGTTCAATTTATGACTTTGGcagaaaagaaattttatacTTACGTGGACATAAAATACATTTCATGATCCATACCAAGTTTCTTCAGCATTTGTATCTTCGTTTCGACCAATTACATTCATGATTTTCATTTCCATGGTTAAACATGATTTGATAATTGTGTAGATTATATGGATTACAGTTGGATCCCTGCACATTAGAAAGATAAAAGGGAAAGGGAATGATAGAAAGAGAGAATTTGAAAAGTTACTTAATTTGTGATTCTTGTATTTTGGAATTAAATCATATGGGATCTGATCTGACTACATAAGTTCCTATTTATAGTCGAAAGGCAGTTGCCAAATCTGTTAGTCTCTGAAGTCTGTTACAGAAGATTCTAGAACCTTAGAACTATATAACTAACTGTGAGATTTAAATAACATCTCCAGAGGCATGTTAGGGCAATGTATAATGTATTTGTTAAAGATAtgataattacattaaataggGAAATATGATATGATTTATTACATTAAACGGGGAAATATGATATGATTCTATTACACCTGTAGAGAAATATTTGCTAATACTTCTCGTTATTAACTATTGATTTTATTCCTTATCAATGTAtatcttcttcattataaataaaaatgtgttacAGATGAAATTATAGCAGTACTGTACACCGTACACGGAATTCATCTTATACTTTCTCGGTCTTTCTTTTCTCAACATCTCAATTATACTATTTTCAGAGACAAATTTTACCTTCTGATTGCATACTTGTCCATTATGATAGACGGCCGTAGCCTACAAATATGCATCTATTTTAGCAAAGGAGCGTTTTATTTGGGTTATAGGGTctgagaaatgaaaataaagtgcAAAAAGACCTTTAAGAATGTGTAGAAAGGGCAGTCTGTCAATAAAACTGCAGTGAAAAAGGTGTGGTCCTTAAACTTAAAGGGAAGCTTGGCATGAGCCAGGAATACGAGACCTGTTTCTACTATATGCATGTGTTTCATTTCTTCTGACTCATTAAAGATGAGTGAGAGGACAATTGAGTCTTTGTACAATTTCCAAAATGGAcagaaaagagataaaactcCCCCATCTGAATTTGTTTGAATGGCTGAAGTTTAGTGTTAAACTACAATTCAACTGTAGACTTAAACTACCAAAATAATTGAAGTGTGttagattttgttttgaaatataagtTTGCATTTGAAAAACGATAGTAGCCACTAGATGGTTCTCCTCATAAATCAGCATTAGCCACTTCAAGAGGAACCACTAGACTGTAGTTGAAGCAATAAAACTTGAAACTCTTATTCTATTTCATGGTTTCAATCAACTAGTTAATTTTCATACTGAAGAAAAAACTTGATACCAAGAATGATTAATTTTCTGCATATGTTAACTGGAGAGCTTGAAAGCAAGattagttaattatattatgCATTGAGCTTTTTACAGTTTAAAATACATTCAGCAAGATGTTGCACGATCCTCTCCCATTTTTTTGTATGGTTGCTACAGtgtctttcaattttattttttttttgagctTTTAATGTGGATTGGTTAGATGTATTTATAATGGATGGATTATTATTTGAACGTTGATAGGATAATTTAGTACAGAGCTGGATTTTGCGTGAGAATCATCTTGATAAAATAACTCTCAATTCTGATATGCCCCGTGACAGCTCAATCAATGTATGTTACTGTTATCTTTTATAGCACTATTTCCTTTTGAGTACGATCTTTTTTTTCCCTACtaaattatacttatttttcctttcagatTTCGAGAGATGCATTTGATTCATGTTTTGGTGTAGCAGTGTCCCCTGGAAATCTTGTCATTGCTactgtatgtttttttttttttcgttcagATTTTGCTATTGTACATCAATCCTTGACAAATTCGTATTCTTTAAATGCATCAAAATGATGTGGTTCTTAAATGCCCAGATAGTGTGGATTATATGCCCTAACGTCTAGGAAATTAAAGAAGAGTATAAGTTCACTAAGTTTACCCGTGGTCAATCCCCTGAGCTTTTCTCCATGGGTGGGATTGGGCTATAGATGAATATTTTTAAGCATATGTGGAGTCAAAGGGCTTATGGGGATCTTttgttaatgtattttattatggctttattaatctttattatattattttctaccttTAATATATTGCTGTTAGGATTTTTCAGCAATTATTTCTTGTAAATACGAAATCTTCTATAATCCTCCCTTTATTGCATATCTCTCGTAATCTCccatattaatgtaaaaatattccATGCTGCCTATTTAAGAAAAGAGGGCTGCAAAATACAAACAAGTTTATCTAAGCAAAGAAATCATGTCATACTATTGACATTTTGACATGGTATGAGAGCTTGGTCTCTGAATCATGGTCTTTTCTTGGGTTCTAGTGTGTTTCTTGTGAGTATCCTGGGGTTGAGTAAAACACCTTGTGAGTTCATTACACTGCAAACGCAGGTTTTGGAACCTACCCTCCTTCTCCATTCGTAGCACTCACAAGTTTGTGAGATTGGTGTTGTCTACTTAGTTGAGTGAGCTCCTTCACAAATTGTGGAACGGTTCAAGCTTGGTTTTGTGTATGAAGGACGTCGTCCTCATCCTCCTGGTACCCTTCATGATGATGCTCCAACACTTGATCCTGACCCACCTCCTGCTTTGGATCCTGTTCTATTTGTTCTACCTCTTTGCTGGTCCACTCTGTTTCTATATCTATTCCTTCTAGTTATACCCAGGCTATGGAACATGAATGTTGGAAAAGGGCAATGCAAGAAGATCTCCAAGCACTTCAAGAAAATCACTTGGGGGACATTGTGTCTTGTCCTTCCATGATCAAACCTATTGCAAGTAAATGGGTTTCTCTATCAAGCTTCGATTTGAGGGCTCTTTAGATCGCTATAAAGCTCGATTAGTAGCTCTTGGTAATAGACAAGAGTGTGGGATTGATTATAAGGAGACATGTGCTCCTATTGCCAAGGTGACTACAATTTGGACAATCCTTGCTCTTGTTGTTTCTCAATCTTGGCCATTGCATGAAATGGATGTGAAGAATGTCTTTCTTCACGGTGATCTCAAAGAAGAAATCTACATGAAACTTCCTTCTAGTATGCTTACTTCTACTGATATTTGTAAACTATGACTTTCCTTGTATGGGCCTAAACTAGGCTCCTTGGGTTTGGTTTGAGAAGTTTCGTACTACTCTACTTCAGTTCTCCTTCACATAGAGTCAATATGACTATTGTCTCTTCTTTCACAAGTCTCCCACTATATAGTTCTCCTTTTGATTTATGTGGATGATCTCATCATTACATGAACTGATCATGACTTAATTAAGAAGTTGCACATTGAGCTAGATGCAACATTTCACATGAAAGGTCTTGGATAGTTCACCTATTTTTTAGGATTGGAGGTACGTCATCGATCCAATGGAATATTTTTAAAGCAACAAAAGTACATTCAAGATCTTATTCAATTGGCGAGTTTAGATGGAACTACTTCAGTTGATACTCATATGGAAGTCAATGACAAGTACCAAAGAGTTGAAGGAGATATTTTGTTGGATCCCACTCTATTGGTGTTTGGTAGGAAGTCTTATCTACCAAACCAATACTTGACCTGACATTTCGTATGTTGTTTGCCAGGTGAGCTACTTTATGCCCGCTCCTCATCATCTTCATTTTGCTGTTGTTTGTCTCATTACTCGATACCTTAAAGGGTCACTTACACGTGGGTTATTCTTTCCAAAAGACT
This DNA window, taken from Vigna radiata var. radiata cultivar VC1973A chromosome 5, Vradiata_ver6, whole genome shotgun sequence, encodes the following:
- the LOC106762530 gene encoding uncharacterized protein LOC106762530 isoform X1; the encoded protein is MTRSCPSSLQPAILLGAPSFPSAIAWSDDNLIAVASGHLVTILRPDLPVGGPRGVIKIFPSQPLCVGLVERQDLLSRCLLPTTLYRDDKPVVRSISWSPLGMAANSGYLIAVCTSEGHVKIYRPPFCDYCAEWIEVVDITKRLYENLKCTEFLDIGIATLDAFDKNVSDQMDSLYKHNGKLLKENPENHSPLISADQYASRSAMLCSLVVSWSPLLHLASEYYPVCDSFSLLAVGGKSGKISLWRFHPPDCYTIDNKDVPTTVKFAGLLHAHNSWVTTISWLLFASDPSNPQILLASGSSDGSVKIWLADNDKLLKLSKMDQTSFWLLKEVMTLNAVPVSVLSVTVHVQYPSKILLAIGKVSGSFEIWLFDISSREFDKLGSYYAHDYVVTGLTWAFGGRFLYSCSQDNLVQSWILRENHLDKITLNSDMPRDSSINISRDAFDSCFGVAVSPGNLVIATVHCFDIEKLNRMYEGRVLRAAIDYFWIGGLQMDVQLKSPFSGCIEGNSSYLEKELIYWGTNIIWSLNQYQCHDKPLVLWDIITALLAFKDHNSKYTEHIIIKWITSSFLQLDMDLPSEKVLSFVSSSLSDIPSRLLHLFNIICRRVILAELDADQITGLTRKVEKLESVCPAMEKHITKWTEILLSIERELWKRLVCFSFSIFRTIMSNPETSSQHGCWYPVGLAQMEQWIASDQKHLGDQLKAIVSEVSHKKRFLANRCSAVETCSFCSASVPFESPEFGFCQCENSSDDDVKPHRLLRCVVCMQVCPITPLWYCVCCHRSGFRLAPEPLFRMSSFHVDADTFIKSSSQAVSSKPFCPLCGILLQRQQPDFLLSPRPV
- the LOC106762530 gene encoding uncharacterized protein LOC106762530 isoform X3; this encodes MTRSCPSSLQPAILLGAPSFPSAIAWSDDNLIAVASGHLVTILRPDLPVGGPRGVIKIFPSQPLCVGLVERQDLLSRCLLPTTLYRDDKPVVRSISWSPLGMAANSGYLIAVCTSEGHVKIYRPPFCDYCAEWIEVVDITKRLYENLKCTEFLDIGIATLDAFDIHQKEIVKEHHHRTCLLAVGGKSGKISLWRFHPPDCYTIDNKDVPTTVKFAGLLHAHNSWVTTISWLLFASDPSNPQILLASGSSDGSVKIWLADNDKLLKLSKMDQTSFWLLKEVMTLNAVPVSVLSVTVHVQYPSKILLAIGKVSGSFEIWLFDISSREFDKLGSYYAHDYVVTGLTWAFGGRFLYSCSQDNLVQSWILRENHLDKITLNSDMPRDSSINISRDAFDSCFGVAVSPGNLVIATVHCFDIEKLNRMYEGRVLRAAIDYFWIGGLQMDVQLKSPFSGCIEGNSSYLEKELIYWGTNIIWSLNQYQCHDKPLVLWDIITALLAFKDHNSKYTEHIIIKWITSSFLQLDMDLPSEKVLSFVSSSLSDIPSRLLHLFNIICRRVILAELDADQITGLTRKVEKLESVCPAMEKHITKWTEILLSIERELWKRLVCFSFSIFRTIMSNPETSSQHGCWYPVGLAQMEQWIASDQKHLGDQLKAIVSEVSHKKRFLANRCSAVETCSFCSASVPFESPEFGFCQCENSSDDDVKPHRLLRCVVCMQVCPITPLWYCVCCHRSGFRLAPEPLFRMSSFHVDADTFIKSSSQAVSSKPFCPLCGILLQRQQPDFLLSPRPV
- the LOC106762530 gene encoding uncharacterized protein LOC106762530 isoform X2 produces the protein MTRSCPSSLQPAILLGAPSFPSAIAWSDDNLIAVASGHLVTILRPDLPVGGPRGVIKIFPSQPLCVGLVERQDLLSRCLLPTTLYRDDKPVVRSISWSPLGMAANSGYLIAVCTSEGHVKIYRPPFCDYCAEWIEVVDITKRLYENLKCTEFLDIGIATLDAFDKNVSDQMDSLYKHNGKLLKENPENHSPLISADQYASRSAMLCSLVVSWSPLLHLASEYYPVCDSFSLLAVGGKSGKISLWRFHPPDCYTIDNKDVPTTVKFAGLLHAHNSWVTTISWLLFASDPSNPQILLASGSSDGSVKIWLADNDKLLKLSKMDQTSFWLLKEVMTLNAVPVSVLSVTVHVQYPSKILLAIGKVSGSFEIWLFDISSREFDKLGSYYAHDYVVTGLTWAFGGRFLYSCSQDNLVQSWILRENHLDKITLNSDMPRDSSINISRDAFDSCFGVAVSPGNLVIATVHCFDIEKLNRMYEGRVLRAAIDYFWIGGLQMDVQLKSPFSALLAFKDHNSKYTEHIIIKWITSSFLQLDMDLPSEKVLSFVSSSLSDIPSRLLHLFNIICRRVILAELDADQITGLTRKVEKLESVCPAMEKHITKWTEILLSIERELWKRLVCFSFSIFRTIMSNPETSSQHGCWYPVGLAQMEQWIASDQKHLGDQLKAIVSEVSHKKRFLANRCSAVETCSFCSASVPFESPEFGFCQCENSSDDDVKPHRLLRCVVCMQVCPITPLWYCVCCHRSGFRLAPEPLFRMSSFHVDADTFIKSSSQAVSSKPFCPLCGILLQRQQPDFLLSPRPV
- the LOC106762530 gene encoding uncharacterized protein LOC106762530 isoform X5; amino-acid sequence: MTRSCPSSLQPAILLGAPSFPSAIAWSDDNLIAVASGHLVTILRPDLPVGGPRGVIKIFPSQPLCVGLVERQDLLSRCLLPTTLYRDDKPVVRSISWSPLGMAANSGYLIAVCTSEGHVKIYRPPFCDYCAEWIEIHQKEIVKEHHHRTCLLAVGGKSGKISLWRFHPPDCYTIDNKDVPTTVKFAGLLHAHNSWVTTISWLLFASDPSNPQILLASGSSDGSVKIWLADNDKLLKLSKMDQTSFWLLKEVMTLNAVPVSVLSVTVHVQYPSKILLAIGKVSGSFEIWLFDISSREFDKLGSYYAHDYVVTGLTWAFGGRFLYSCSQDNLVQSWILRENHLDKITLNSDMPRDSSINISRDAFDSCFGVAVSPGNLVIATVHCFDIEKLNRMYEGRVLRAAIDYFWIGGLQMDVQLKSPFSGCIEGNSSYLEKELIYWGTNIIWSLNQYQCHDKPLVLWDIITALLAFKDHNSKYTEHIIIKWITSSFLQLDMDLPSEKVLSFVSSSLSDIPSRLLHLFNIICRRVILAELDADQITGLTRKVEKLESVCPAMEKHITKWTEILLSIERELWKRLVCFSFSIFRTIMSNPETSSQHGCWYPVGLAQMEQWIASDQKHLGDQLKAIVSEVSHKKRFLANRCSAVETCSFCSASVPFESPEFGFCQCENSSDDDVKPHRLLRCVVCMQVCPITPLWYCVCCHRSGFRLAPEPLFRMSSFHVDADTFIKSSSQAVSSKPFCPLCGILLQRQQPDFLLSPRPV